One window of the Bradyrhizobium sp. NP1 genome contains the following:
- a CDS encoding OmpA family protein, with translation MHGPFRWSSKWWPGVVPLAVLWVVACWTNTVPVESELAGQSTAALKDIVLNKTRVTVAGRDVALSAEAFSGDGRHSAVAAVEAVPGVRLVNDETQLVPEAKPFVWTAERDVVRVTLSGSAPLPASKAKLLDAARAALGGVEVVDQMGLARGAPPRFEGAALLLIDQIGKLKDGKIAIADDKVTLSGMARELGGREAIAAALKNLPEGFAVAANEIKAPPYVFQAYKDPVAVTLTLSGYVPDNNAHAAIAAAAERKFFNEKVVDNLKASLGAPSGFAAAVVPALGALSRLSTGTLVVSDREVKLSGDALYDAAGSQIRGSLGKEFPQGWQYKADISVKPASAPVDATVCQQLFSELLSKGKIRFESGRADISADSAGLLDRLVEIAARCPAAGIEIAGHTDADGDDASNKALSEKRAQAVADYLVKAGLPADRFTAVGYGSSQPVASNDTDEGKAENRRIEFVVR, from the coding sequence ATGCACGGACCCTTCAGGTGGAGCAGCAAATGGTGGCCGGGTGTAGTTCCCCTTGCCGTTCTCTGGGTGGTCGCCTGCTGGACCAACACCGTCCCGGTGGAATCCGAGCTCGCCGGCCAGAGCACGGCGGCGCTGAAGGATATCGTGCTTAACAAGACCAGGGTGACGGTGGCCGGACGCGACGTGGCGCTGTCGGCGGAGGCGTTTTCCGGGGATGGCCGTCACAGTGCGGTGGCGGCCGTTGAAGCCGTGCCCGGCGTGCGGCTGGTCAATGACGAGACCCAGCTCGTGCCGGAGGCAAAACCCTTCGTCTGGACGGCCGAGCGCGACGTCGTCCGGGTCACGCTGTCGGGCAGCGCGCCGCTGCCGGCCAGCAAGGCCAAGCTGCTCGATGCCGCGCGCGCCGCGCTCGGCGGCGTCGAGGTCGTCGACCAGATGGGGCTCGCGCGCGGAGCGCCGCCGCGCTTCGAGGGCGCCGCGCTGCTCTTGATCGACCAGATCGGCAAGTTGAAGGACGGCAAGATCGCGATCGCCGACGACAAGGTGACGCTGTCGGGTATGGCGCGGGAGCTCGGCGGACGCGAGGCGATTGCGGCGGCGCTGAAGAACCTGCCGGAAGGCTTTGCGGTCGCCGCCAACGAGATCAAGGCGCCGCCTTACGTCTTCCAGGCCTACAAGGATCCGGTCGCGGTGACGCTGACCCTGTCCGGCTATGTGCCTGACAATAACGCCCATGCCGCGATCGCGGCCGCGGCCGAGCGCAAATTCTTCAACGAAAAGGTGGTCGACAACCTCAAGGCCAGCCTGGGGGCGCCATCGGGGTTTGCCGCCGCGGTGGTGCCGGCGCTCGGGGCGCTGTCGCGGCTGTCGACCGGCACGCTCGTGGTGTCGGATCGCGAAGTGAAGCTCTCGGGCGACGCGCTTTACGACGCGGCCGGCAGCCAGATCAGGGGCAGCCTCGGCAAGGAGTTTCCGCAAGGCTGGCAGTACAAGGCGGACATTTCGGTGAAGCCGGCTTCCGCGCCGGTCGACGCCACCGTGTGCCAGCAGCTGTTTTCGGAACTGTTGTCGAAGGGCAAGATCCGCTTTGAATCCGGACGCGCCGACATCTCGGCCGACTCCGCCGGGCTGCTCGATCGCCTGGTCGAGATCGCGGCGCGGTGCCCGGCGGCCGGCATCGAGATCGCCGGGCATACCGATGCCGATGGTGACGATGCCTCCAACAAGGCGCTGTCGGAGAAGCGCGCGCAGGCGGTGGCGGACTATCTGGTCAAGGCCGGCCTGCCGGCGGACCGCTTTACGGCGGTGGGCTATGGCAGCAGCCAGCCGGTGGCATCGAACGACACCGATGAGGGCAAGGCGGAGAACCGCCGCATCGAATTCGTGGTGAGGTGA
- a CDS encoding IclR family transcriptional regulator C-terminal domain-containing protein, which translates to MPKLKREESSPRATDFVESLDRGLRLLKVFGESTAPMSLSEIARAADLPRATARRILFTLQHGGYVSGDGKLFALTPQVLTLAASYLRSSQVVSVLQPVLDQVASEAQEISSLAVLDGDDVVFIARGSPARVFSAGIDIGYRLPAFCTSVGRAMLGKYDDPELAKRLTAMRREALTPQTVTDAKRLVATIAADRSQGYSLVDREAEPHFRSISVPVRRYDDAIVAAINMGAHVDRVSKEQMIKRFLPLLARGAEQVKSQLL; encoded by the coding sequence ATGCCCAAGCTGAAGCGCGAAGAAAGCTCGCCGCGCGCCACCGATTTCGTCGAAAGCCTCGATCGCGGCCTGCGGCTGCTCAAGGTGTTCGGCGAGAGCACGGCGCCGATGAGCCTGAGCGAGATTGCACGCGCCGCTGATCTGCCTCGGGCGACTGCGCGGCGCATCCTCTTCACGCTGCAACATGGCGGCTACGTCTCCGGCGACGGCAAGCTGTTCGCGCTGACGCCGCAGGTGCTCACGCTCGCGGCGTCATACCTGCGCTCGAGCCAGGTGGTGAGCGTGCTGCAGCCGGTGCTAGACCAAGTCGCAAGCGAAGCGCAGGAGATCTCCTCGCTCGCGGTGCTCGACGGCGACGACGTCGTGTTCATCGCGCGCGGCAGCCCGGCGCGGGTGTTTTCCGCCGGGATCGACATCGGCTACCGGCTGCCGGCTTTCTGCACCTCGGTCGGCCGCGCCATGCTCGGAAAGTACGATGATCCCGAGCTCGCGAAGCGATTGACTGCGATGCGGCGCGAGGCGCTGACGCCGCAGACGGTCACCGATGCGAAGCGCCTCGTCGCCACCATCGCCGCCGACCGGAGCCAAGGCTATTCACTGGTCGACCGCGAGGCGGAGCCGCACTTCCGCTCGATCTCGGTGCCGGTGCGCCGCTATGACGATGCGATCGTCGCCGCCATCAACATGGGCGCGCATGTCGACCGGGTGTCGAAGGAGCAGATGATCAAACGCTTCCTGCCGCTGCTCGCGCGAGGGGCGGAGCAGGTGAAGAGTCAGCTTCTTTAG
- the boxB gene encoding benzoyl-CoA 2,3-epoxidase subunit BoxB yields MNVDYSTKIPNNVNLADDRQVLKALEGWHPGYIDWWHDMGPEGFQQSLVYLRTAYSVDPRGWAKFDYVKMPDYRWGILLAPQEENRVIPFGEHYGKPAWQEVPGEYRAMLRRLIVIQGDTEPASVEQQRHLGKTAPSLYDMRNLFQVNVEEGRHLWAMVYLLQKYFGRDGREEADELLRRRSGDADSPRMLGAFNEETPDWLSFFMFTYFTDRDGKMQLHSLAQSGFDPLSRTCRFMLTEEAHHMFVGETGITRVVQRTCEAMREAGITDPTDIAKVRALGVIDLPTIQKKLNLHYSLSLDLFGSEVSTNAANAFNAGIKGRYRETQIEDDHQLKNSTYPVLKLVDGVVKRVDEPALTALNMRLRDDYTQDCVKGLLRWNKVISTADYDFKLMLPNVAFHRAIGEFKDVHATPDGVLVDDATWAKRKHEWLPSTADGDFIASLMTPVTEIGEFASWISPPKVGIDNKPGDFEYVKIET; encoded by the coding sequence ATGAATGTGGACTACAGCACGAAGATTCCGAACAACGTGAATCTCGCCGACGACCGCCAGGTGCTCAAGGCGCTGGAGGGCTGGCATCCCGGCTATATCGACTGGTGGCATGACATGGGGCCCGAGGGCTTCCAGCAGTCGCTGGTGTATCTGCGCACCGCCTATTCGGTCGATCCGCGCGGCTGGGCCAAGTTCGACTATGTGAAGATGCCCGACTACCGCTGGGGTATCCTGCTCGCGCCGCAGGAAGAAAATCGCGTCATCCCGTTCGGCGAGCATTATGGCAAGCCGGCGTGGCAGGAGGTGCCGGGCGAATACCGCGCCATGCTGCGCCGCCTGATCGTGATCCAGGGCGACACCGAGCCCGCTTCCGTGGAGCAGCAGCGCCATCTCGGCAAGACCGCGCCCTCGCTCTACGACATGCGCAACCTGTTCCAGGTCAATGTCGAGGAGGGCCGCCACCTTTGGGCGATGGTCTACCTCTTGCAGAAATATTTCGGTCGCGACGGCCGCGAGGAGGCCGACGAATTGCTGCGCCGCCGTTCCGGCGATGCCGATTCACCGCGCATGCTTGGCGCCTTCAACGAGGAGACGCCGGACTGGCTGTCGTTCTTCATGTTCACCTATTTCACCGACCGCGACGGCAAGATGCAGCTGCACTCGCTGGCGCAGTCGGGCTTCGATCCCTTGTCGCGCACCTGCCGCTTCATGCTCACCGAAGAGGCGCACCACATGTTCGTCGGCGAGACCGGCATCACACGCGTGGTGCAGCGGACCTGCGAGGCGATGCGCGAGGCCGGGATCACCGATCCGACGGATATCGCGAAGGTGCGGGCGCTTGGCGTCATCGATCTTCCGACCATCCAGAAGAAATTGAACCTGCACTACTCGCTGTCGCTCGACCTGTTCGGCTCGGAAGTGTCGACCAATGCCGCGAACGCCTTCAACGCCGGCATCAAGGGCCGCTATCGCGAGACCCAGATCGAGGACGATCACCAGCTCAAGAATTCCACCTATCCGGTGCTCAAGCTGGTCGACGGCGTCGTCAAGCGCGTCGACGAGCCGGCGCTGACCGCGCTCAACATGCGGCTGCGCGACGACTACACCCAGGACTGCGTCAAGGGCCTGCTGCGCTGGAACAAGGTCATCTCGACCGCGGACTACGACTTCAAGCTTATGCTGCCGAACGTCGCCTTCCATCGTGCGATCGGTGAGTTCAAGGACGTGCATGCCACGCCGGACGGCGTCCTGGTCGATGACGCGACCTGGGCGAAGCGCAAGCACGAGTGGCTGCCCTCCACGGCGGACGGCGACTTCATCGCCTCGCTGATGACGCCGGTCACCGAGATCGGGGAGTTCGCGTCATGGATTTCGCCGCCCAAGGTCGGCATCGACAACAAGCCGGGCGATTTCGAATATGTGAAGATCGAGACGTGA
- a CDS encoding alpha/beta hydrolase, translating into MAPQSSGFLHIGDADLEYRMIGPPPDRAPTLVLLHEGLGSAALWGDFPEKLQARTGAGVFAYSRAGYGASSAVTLPRPLDYMHREARDVLPKLLDAIGFRRGLLVGHSDGASIAAIYAGSHQDHRVQGIVLIAPHFIVEDISVASIAKIKQTYETTDLKAKLARWHKDVDNAFYGWNGAWLDPEFRAWDISEYLAYIRIPVAIVQGMDDEYGTMRQVEVAREECYCPVDVTEIPAAGHQPHREAPAATLDAIADFADAVLR; encoded by the coding sequence ATGGCACCTCAATCTTCCGGCTTCTTGCACATCGGCGACGCCGATCTCGAATACCGCATGATCGGCCCGCCGCCGGATCGCGCCCCGACCCTCGTGCTGCTGCATGAGGGCCTGGGCAGCGCCGCGCTGTGGGGTGACTTCCCGGAAAAGCTGCAGGCGAGAACCGGCGCCGGCGTGTTCGCCTATTCGCGCGCGGGCTATGGCGCCTCGTCTGCGGTCACGCTGCCGCGCCCGCTCGACTACATGCACCGCGAGGCGCGCGACGTGCTGCCGAAGCTGCTCGATGCCATCGGCTTTCGCCGCGGGCTTCTCGTCGGCCATTCCGACGGCGCCTCGATCGCGGCGATCTATGCCGGCAGTCATCAGGATCATCGCGTACAGGGGATCGTGCTGATCGCGCCGCATTTCATCGTCGAGGACATCTCCGTCGCCTCGATCGCGAAGATCAAGCAGACTTACGAGACCACTGACCTGAAGGCGAAGCTCGCGCGCTGGCACAAGGACGTCGACAACGCCTTCTATGGCTGGAACGGCGCCTGGCTCGATCCAGAATTCCGGGCGTGGGACATCAGCGAATATCTCGCCTACATCCGCATTCCCGTCGCGATCGTCCAAGGTATGGATGATGAGTATGGTACGATGCGCCAGGTCGAGGTCGCCCGCGAGGAATGCTATTGTCCTGTCGACGTGACTGAGATCCCGGCGGCGGGACATCAGCCGCATCGCGAGGCGCCCGCGGCAACGCTGGACGCGATCGCGGATTTCGCCGACGCCGTATTGCGCTAG
- a CDS encoding polysaccharide deacetylase family protein yields the protein MKQFRNAVIRAGLGALYFSGAHHLLRPIFAGVGAVFMLHHVRPAREMAFQPNRHLEVTPEFLRVVLAHLRSRDIDIVTMDEVHRRLVERDFSRRFASFTFDDGYRDNRDFALPVMREFDAPFTVYVASDFAEGSGRLWWIALERAIAKASAIEIGFAGAPTRLDATTPAAKQAAYDRLHDWLRALPTEADLRREIGALCARHGIDEAAICRELCLSWDELKPFAREALVGIGAHTITHCNLAGQSEAVAMEEMAQSRARIETALGRSVTHLAYPYGDRIAAGQREFALARAAGFKTAVTTRPGMMFRESADHLTALPRVSLNGNYQDARILPVLTSGAATAMWNGFRRVDAA from the coding sequence ATGAAGCAGTTTCGCAACGCTGTCATCCGCGCCGGGTTGGGCGCGCTGTATTTCAGCGGCGCGCATCACCTGCTGCGGCCGATCTTTGCCGGCGTCGGCGCCGTTTTCATGCTGCATCACGTGCGTCCCGCGCGCGAGATGGCATTCCAGCCCAACCGCCATCTGGAAGTCACACCCGAATTCCTCCGCGTGGTGCTCGCCCATCTGCGATCCCGCGACATCGACATCGTCACCATGGACGAAGTGCATCGGCGCCTGGTCGAGCGGGATTTCTCGCGCCGTTTCGCCAGTTTCACCTTCGATGACGGCTACCGTGACAACCGCGATTTCGCGCTGCCCGTGATGCGCGAATTTGACGCACCCTTCACCGTCTATGTCGCAAGCGACTTTGCCGAAGGCAGCGGCCGGCTGTGGTGGATCGCCCTCGAAAGGGCGATCGCGAAGGCGTCCGCCATCGAGATCGGTTTCGCCGGCGCGCCGACGCGGCTCGACGCGACGACGCCGGCTGCCAAGCAGGCCGCCTATGACCGCCTGCACGACTGGCTGCGTGCGCTGCCCACCGAGGCCGACCTGAGGCGCGAGATCGGCGCGCTGTGCGCACGCCACGGCATCGACGAAGCCGCGATCTGCCGCGAGCTCTGCCTCTCCTGGGACGAATTGAAGCCGTTTGCGCGGGAAGCCCTCGTCGGCATCGGCGCGCATACCATCACCCATTGCAACCTCGCCGGACAGAGCGAAGCGGTCGCCATGGAAGAGATGGCACAGAGCCGGGCACGGATCGAGACCGCGCTCGGACGCTCCGTCACCCATCTTGCCTATCCCTATGGCGACCGGATCGCGGCGGGCCAACGCGAATTCGCATTGGCGCGCGCGGCAGGCTTCAAGACCGCGGTGACGACACGGCCCGGCATGATGTTCCGCGAAAGCGCCGATCACCTGACCGCGCTGCCGCGCGTCTCGCTCAACGGCAACTACCAGGATGCGCGCATCCTCCCCGTTCTGACCTCGGGGGCCGCAACCGCGATGTGGAACGGTTTTCGCCGCGTCGACGCGGCGTAG
- a CDS encoding helix-turn-helix transcriptional regulator translates to MSEAGDPESSFLEQLGQRVRTMRALRGMSRKVLAKVSGISERYIAQLEAGRGNVSIVLLRRVSNAMGAHLEDLIPASDPAPDWQVIRDLLRKATPAQIARAKDMLAGSEAIAHRQSFSGIALIGLRGAGKSTLGRMLAKKIGWSFVELNKEIEQQNGLSVAEIIALYGQEGFRRMEQVALKQLLARKEPMVLATGGGIVSEPLTFDLILSSFYTIWLKAEPEEHMARVRRQGDLRPMADDRSAMAELRNILLSREPLYARASTVVDTAGLSVDNAAARLIEAVKPMIERDAPAFGLRTAAV, encoded by the coding sequence ATGAGCGAAGCAGGCGACCCCGAATCCTCTTTCCTCGAACAGCTCGGCCAGCGTGTCCGCACCATGCGCGCGTTGCGCGGAATGTCGCGCAAGGTGCTCGCAAAAGTCTCCGGGATTTCCGAACGCTATATCGCCCAGCTTGAAGCCGGCCGCGGCAATGTCTCGATCGTGCTGCTGCGCCGCGTCTCCAACGCCATGGGCGCGCATCTCGAAGATCTCATTCCGGCATCTGATCCCGCGCCGGACTGGCAGGTGATCCGCGATCTCCTGCGAAAAGCGACGCCCGCGCAGATCGCGCGCGCCAAGGACATGCTGGCGGGCAGCGAGGCGATTGCGCACCGGCAGTCGTTTTCCGGCATCGCGCTGATCGGCCTGCGCGGCGCCGGCAAGTCGACGCTCGGCCGCATGCTGGCGAAGAAGATTGGCTGGAGTTTCGTCGAGCTCAACAAGGAGATCGAGCAGCAGAACGGGCTGTCGGTCGCCGAGATCATCGCACTCTATGGCCAGGAAGGCTTTCGGCGCATGGAGCAGGTCGCGCTCAAGCAACTTCTGGCGCGCAAGGAGCCGATGGTGCTGGCGACCGGCGGCGGCATCGTCTCCGAGCCTTTGACCTTCGACCTGATCCTGTCGTCGTTCTACACGATCTGGCTGAAGGCCGAGCCGGAGGAGCACATGGCGCGGGTGCGCCGCCAGGGCGACCTGCGGCCGATGGCCGACGATCGCTCGGCGATGGCCGAATTGCGCAACATCCTCTTGAGCCGCGAGCCGCTCTATGCGCGCGCCTCCACCGTGGTCGACACCGCCGGGCTTTCGGTGGACAACGCCGCCGCCCGGCTGATCGAGGCGGTGAAGCCGATGATCGAGCGCGATGCGCCGGCGTTCGGCCTGCGCACGGCGGCGGTGTAG
- a CDS encoding benzoate-CoA ligase family protein — protein sequence MSGVGDGTGSYNAVTWLLDRNVSEGRGNKLAFTDTVSELTYGGLQKETYRLANLLRRLGVRREERVAMIMLDTIDFPIVFLGAIRAGVVPVPLNTLLTSDQYAYVLADCRARVLFISEALLPVVKDMVGRMPDLEHVVVAGQNAHGHKKLSDELARESDSFATVATHADEPAFWLYSSGSTGMPKGVRHLHSNLQATAETYAKQVLGIREDDVGLSAAKLFFAYGLGNALTFPMSVGATTVLNTERPTPATMFALMNKYNPTIFFGVPTLFAAMLNDEALKGAAAGSRLRVCTSAGEALPESVGNAWKARFGVDILDGVGSTELLHIFLSNAPGDIKYGSSGKPVPGYRVRLVNEAGADVPDGEVGELLVDAPSAGEGYWNQRSKSRRTFEGHWTRTGDKYIRDADGRYTFCGRGDDMFKVSGIWVSPFEVESALITHPAVLEAAVVPEADAEGLLKPKAFVVLRAGAATGGLNDALKEHVKQKIGPWKYPRWIDVVESLPKTATGKIQRFKLRDGAPH from the coding sequence GTGAGCGGCGTTGGCGACGGGACCGGTTCCTACAATGCGGTGACCTGGCTGCTCGACCGCAATGTCAGCGAGGGACGCGGCAACAAGCTTGCCTTCACCGACACCGTTTCCGAGCTCACCTATGGCGGGCTGCAGAAAGAGACATATCGCCTCGCCAACCTGTTGCGCCGTCTTGGCGTGCGCCGCGAGGAGCGCGTGGCGATGATCATGCTCGACACCATCGACTTTCCGATCGTGTTTCTCGGTGCGATCCGCGCCGGCGTGGTGCCGGTGCCGCTCAACACGCTGCTGACGTCCGATCAATATGCCTATGTGCTCGCGGACTGCCGCGCGCGTGTCCTGTTCATCTCGGAAGCGCTGCTGCCGGTCGTCAAAGACATGGTCGGCCGCATGCCCGACCTCGAGCATGTCGTGGTCGCGGGCCAGAACGCGCACGGCCACAAGAAGCTTTCCGACGAGCTGGCGCGCGAGAGCGATTCCTTCGCAACCGTCGCGACCCACGCCGACGAGCCGGCGTTCTGGCTCTATTCCTCCGGCTCGACCGGCATGCCGAAGGGCGTGCGCCACCTGCACTCCAATCTGCAGGCGACCGCCGAGACCTATGCGAAGCAGGTGCTCGGCATCCGCGAGGATGATGTCGGCTTGTCGGCCGCAAAGCTGTTCTTCGCCTACGGGCTCGGCAATGCGCTGACCTTCCCGATGTCGGTCGGCGCCACCACGGTGCTCAACACCGAGCGCCCGACGCCGGCGACGATGTTCGCGCTGATGAACAAGTACAATCCGACGATCTTCTTCGGTGTGCCGACGCTGTTCGCGGCGATGCTCAACGACGAGGCCCTGAAAGGGGCCGCCGCCGGCAGCCGTCTGCGCGTCTGCACGTCCGCCGGCGAGGCGCTTCCGGAGTCTGTCGGCAATGCCTGGAAGGCGCGGTTTGGCGTCGACATCCTCGACGGTGTCGGCTCGACCGAGCTGCTGCACATCTTTCTGTCGAACGCACCCGGCGACATCAAGTATGGCTCATCAGGCAAGCCCGTGCCGGGCTACAGGGTGCGGCTCGTCAATGAGGCGGGCGCCGACGTCCCGGATGGCGAGGTCGGCGAGCTCCTGGTCGATGCGCCCTCGGCCGGCGAAGGCTACTGGAACCAGCGCAGCAAGAGTCGCAGGACCTTCGAGGGCCACTGGACCCGTACCGGCGACAAATACATCCGCGATGCTGATGGCCGTTACACCTTCTGCGGTCGCGGCGACGACATGTTCAAGGTGTCCGGCATCTGGGTCTCGCCGTTCGAGGTCGAGAGCGCGCTGATCACCCATCCCGCCGTGCTCGAGGCCGCCGTGGTGCCGGAAGCCGACGCCGAAGGGTTGTTGAAGCCGAAGGCCTTCGTGGTGCTGCGCGCGGGCGCGGCGACCGGCGGGCTCAATGACGCGCTGAAGGAGCACGTGAAGCAGAAGATCGGCCCGTGGAAATATCCGCGCTGGATCGACGTGGTGGAATCGCTGCCGAAGACCGCGACCGGCAAGATCCAGCGCTTCAAGCTGCGCGATGGCGCACCCCATTAA
- the boxC gene encoding 2,3-epoxybenzoyl-CoA dihydrolase, translated as MAGEDRALAGGAKHIDFQTDPSRYRHWKLDVAGDAATLTMDVDENAGLFEGYQLKLNSYDLGVDIELADAVQRLRFEHPEVKVVVVRSGKNRVFCAGANIRMLAGATHAHKVNFCKFTNETRNGIEDSSENSGQRYITLVSGAAAGGGYELALATDHIMLADDGSSSVALPEVPLLAVLPGTGGLTRVVDKRKVRRDHADFFCTTEEGVKGKRAVAWRLVDEIAPASKLEAKLTERVKEFSSVSPRNATGQGIKLTPLARTIDDNGVRYGLVSVDIDREGRIATVAIKAPEAPPPADIDGMVKQGASFWSLQVARELDDAILHLRLNELGIAMIVFKSHGDPAQVLAHDAFMEQHKAHWLVNEIRHYWKRVLKRIDVTSRTLVTLVEPGSCFAGTLAELVFAADRSYMLIGSREGDNRPPPSIELTAMNFGPYPMSHGLTRLASRFQADPADLERARAAIGKPLDAEEAEELGLVTFALDDIDWDDEIRVFFEERASFSPDSLTGMEANLRFVGPETMESKIFARLTAWQNWIFQRPNAVGEDGALRRYGTGQKAQFDMTRV; from the coding sequence ATGGCCGGTGAAGATCGTGCCCTCGCAGGCGGGGCGAAACACATCGATTTTCAAACCGATCCGTCCCGCTACCGGCACTGGAAGCTCGACGTGGCCGGCGATGCCGCGACGCTGACCATGGACGTCGACGAGAACGCAGGCCTGTTCGAAGGCTATCAGCTCAAGCTCAATTCCTACGATCTCGGCGTCGACATCGAGCTGGCGGACGCCGTGCAGCGGCTGCGCTTCGAGCATCCGGAAGTGAAGGTCGTGGTGGTTCGCTCGGGCAAGAACCGGGTGTTCTGCGCCGGCGCCAATATCCGCATGCTCGCGGGCGCGACGCACGCCCACAAGGTCAATTTCTGCAAGTTCACCAACGAGACCCGCAACGGCATCGAGGATTCATCCGAAAATTCCGGCCAGCGCTACATCACCCTGGTGAGCGGCGCTGCGGCCGGCGGCGGCTATGAACTGGCGCTCGCGACCGACCACATCATGCTTGCCGATGACGGCTCGTCGTCGGTGGCGCTGCCCGAAGTGCCGCTGCTTGCGGTGCTGCCCGGCACCGGCGGGCTGACGCGCGTCGTCGACAAGCGCAAGGTGCGCCGCGACCACGCCGATTTCTTCTGCACCACCGAGGAAGGCGTCAAGGGCAAGCGGGCTGTCGCCTGGCGCCTGGTCGACGAGATCGCGCCCGCCAGCAAGCTCGAGGCGAAGCTCACCGAGCGGGTGAAGGAATTTTCGTCAGTCTCGCCGCGCAATGCCACGGGCCAGGGCATCAAGCTCACGCCGCTCGCGCGCACCATCGACGACAATGGCGTCCGCTACGGCCTCGTCAGTGTCGACATCGATCGCGAGGGGCGGATCGCGACCGTTGCGATCAAGGCGCCGGAAGCGCCTCCGCCGGCCGACATCGACGGCATGGTGAAGCAGGGCGCGTCGTTCTGGTCGCTTCAGGTCGCCCGCGAGCTCGACGATGCCATCCTGCATCTGCGGCTCAACGAGCTCGGCATCGCGATGATCGTGTTCAAGTCGCATGGCGATCCGGCCCAGGTGCTCGCCCATGACGCGTTCATGGAGCAACACAAGGCGCATTGGCTGGTCAACGAAATCAGGCATTACTGGAAGCGCGTTCTGAAGCGCATCGACGTCACCTCGCGCACGCTGGTGACGCTGGTCGAGCCCGGCTCCTGTTTTGCCGGCACGCTGGCCGAACTCGTGTTTGCCGCCGACCGCTCCTACATGCTGATCGGCTCGCGCGAGGGCGACAACCGCCCGCCGCCCTCGATCGAATTGACCGCGATGAATTTCGGGCCCTATCCGATGAGCCACGGCCTGACGCGGCTGGCCTCGCGCTTCCAGGCCGATCCGGCTGATCTTGAACGCGCGCGTGCTGCGATCGGCAAACCGCTCGACGCGGAGGAGGCCGAGGAGCTTGGCCTTGTCACCTTTGCATTGGATGATATCGACTGGGACGACGAGATCCGCGTGTTCTTCGAGGAGCGCGCATCGTTCTCGCCGGACAGCCTCACCGGCATGGAGGCGAACCTGCGCTTCGTCGGGCCCGAGACGATGGAATCGAAAATCTTCGCGCGGCTGACCGCCTGGCAGAACTGGATCTTCCAGCGTCCCAACGCGGTCGGCGAGGACGGCGCGCTGCGTCGCTACGGCACCGGCCAGAAGGCGCAGTTCGACATGACGAGGGTTTGA
- a CDS encoding SDR family oxidoreductase, translating to MKDLFSLKDRVALVTGGSRGIGRMIAAGFLAQGAARVYITARKAGPCEATAKELSAEYGGQCIALPIDISTVEGCEKLAAEIIKIEPKLDILVNNAGAAWGADFDEFPEGGWDKVMNLNVKSLFFLTKALAKPLRAAASAERPAKVINIASIDGIFVNPMETYSYAASKAAVIHLTRRMATRLIKDHINVTAIAPGAFKSDMNRAARDHADEVAKRVPARRVGTDEDMAGAAIYLASRAGDYVVGNTIAVDGGVVYASAGLEIAG from the coding sequence ATGAAGGATCTGTTTTCGCTGAAAGACCGCGTCGCGCTGGTGACGGGCGGCTCGCGCGGCATCGGCAGGATGATCGCGGCAGGTTTCCTCGCGCAAGGAGCGGCGCGGGTCTACATCACCGCCCGCAAGGCTGGGCCGTGCGAGGCCACCGCGAAGGAGCTTTCGGCCGAATATGGCGGCCAGTGCATCGCGCTGCCGATCGATATCTCGACGGTCGAAGGCTGCGAAAAGCTTGCCGCCGAGATCATCAAGATCGAGCCGAAGCTTGACATCCTGGTCAACAATGCCGGCGCAGCCTGGGGAGCGGATTTCGACGAATTCCCGGAAGGCGGCTGGGACAAGGTCATGAACCTGAACGTCAAGTCGTTGTTCTTCCTGACCAAGGCGCTGGCCAAGCCCTTGCGCGCTGCCGCCAGCGCCGAGCGGCCGGCCAAGGTGATCAACATCGCCTCGATCGACGGCATCTTCGTCAATCCGATGGAGACCTATTCCTATGCCGCCAGCAAGGCCGCGGTGATCCATCTGACGCGGCGGATGGCGACCCGACTGATCAAGGACCACATCAACGTCACGGCGATTGCGCCGGGCGCGTTCAAGTCGGACATGAACCGGGCCGCGCGCGATCATGCCGACGAAGTCGCCAAGCGCGTTCCGGCGCGGCGCGTCGGCACCGACGAGGATATGGCGGGGGCTGCGATCTATCTTGCCTCGCGCGCCGGCGACTATGTCGTCGGCAACACGATCGCCGTCGACGGCGGCGTGGTGTACGCCAGCGCCGGGCTGGAGATCGCGGGGTAA